The genomic DNA ATTTTCCATTCCAGTTAAATACGGATAAAGCTCCGGGTTTTCTACTATACATCCTAAATGACTCATAGCTTTAACAAAATCCTTTTTTACATCATATCCACAAACATATATGCTTCCTGCTGTAGGACGAATTAAGCCCACTAACATTCGAATGGTTGTTGTCTTTCCTGCTCCGTTAGGTCCTAAAAACCCAAATACTTCACCACTTTTAAGCTCAAAGTCTAGTCCTTTTATAATTTCTCTTTTCCCTATTCTTTTTCGTAATCCTTTAATAGATAAAGTTATCTCCGTCATTATAAAACTCCTACCATGTTATTAGTGAAGCAACTCTTTCGGCAATTAAATGATACCCTTTGCTATTTGGGTGGAACTTGTCTGAAAACAAGTAGTCATTCACCTTGAGCTGAAATAAGTCAAAGGTTGGTACAAAAACTGAATTCGGATATTGGTCAAGAAGCTGATTGGTTGAATAATTCCAATCTCTTACAATTGCCGTTGTCGTTACAGCCTCCTCAAGGTCAATAAAGGGATTGTATAAGCCCACAAGAAAAATGACGGCATCTTCATTTAGTGATTTAATAATATCAATGGTCTCTTTCAGGTTTTTTACATATCGGTCTTTTATAACCGATATTTCGTCTTGCTTCGGACTAACAAGGGTTTGTCCGCCTTGAAACAAATCATTACCCCCGATTGTCATTAAAATAACATCTGCATGTCTGATTTGATTTTGTATCGTTTCCCCTTTTACTTGAGTTAGAAGTTGTTCTGAACGGTACCCTTTCACACCATAATTATGAAGAGTAAGTTTTTCATCCGTTTTTTCTTCTAATTCTTCAACTAAATAACCAATATATCCTTTTCCTTCTTCATCACCTGTACCCCTTGTTAGAGAATCGCCAAGTGCAACAATGGTTTTCCCTTGCTTTTCGTTTACAATTTCCTCTACTTGTGTTTGTTCCCTTACCATTGATTCTTGTTTACTCATTTGGTTGTGAATGGTCCATGAAAAACCCAAAAGCAGCAACAGAAATGCTCCAATTGACAGGAAAGAGACAACGGTAACATAAGTCTTATTCATATTTTTTCTCCTAATTCCAGTATCAGTCTATACTCTTATTTTACTGACTGAAACCGGTTTGTTCAAATTTGACCTTCTTTTAAAAATTCTTTACTAAATTATGGATATAATATCTAATTTTGGACAAATTAAAAGGAAAGAAAGTTACCATTAAGGAGTATGAGCAATGGATTTAATGAACAATATGTCATTTGAAATGACAAAAAGTTTCATCCCAAATATCAGCAAATCTGACACACTGAAAATTGTAGAGCTAACAAGAGATGGTGTCGTGATTCAAATGGAAAACTCTAGTTGCAGAGGTGTATTTCCACTTGATAGCTTTCAATATTGGATAAAAAAAGGTTCCCTCATCCATTTAGAGGACCAACAAAAATCATCATAATGTGAAAAACACTAGCTCGAAGCTAGTGTTTTTCATTATGTTTAGCTTCAGCAACTAGGAAATGATTAACAACTTCAGGGAAATTTCCCAACTCTTTTTTTCCTACATCAGAAATGGTATATACACCTCTGTTTACTTTTTCAAACCAGCCATAATAATTTTTTGAAAGAATCGATAATGTCTTCTCACCCGTCCCTTGTTGTCGGAGTGCCCTTGGAGTCATCGGGCCGTTTCTTTCTAACAAACTTGCAATTTGTATACAGTTCTCCTTGTATGCGGTCATAATTTTTGTTTTCGAACTACCACCCACATTGTAATTAACGTTTCTTCCCATCATTTCCTCAATCAACTTTTTCCGTTTTCTTACATGATAGTTCTTATTTCGCTGTTTGTTAAATGGTTGTGGAGAAAAACAGATTTCCATTTTGGGGCCGCTTTTTAAAAAAGAGACAACAATCAACCCTAATTCTAGCCTTTTTAATAAGTGACAAAGATCATGCCATTTTTTAGAGTTCATCTTATATTTTGGTTTTGGAATTGCAATATACACTTGATCCGTTAGCTTCTGCCTTTTAGTCGCTTGCATAAGGAGGTCAACTGTTAATGATAATTTCAATTCTACAACGATTAACTCATCATTCTTTAGAGCCACGACATCGCAATGGTGAACTTCTCCCTGTACCTCATATCCAAGCTTAGAAAAAAACTTTTGAATCGGTTTATATAAATCTACTTCGTAGAGCTTCTTTTCCTTGCTTACCATTCCCGTTCCCCTTCTAGCCCTTTTCGAAAAGTATACCACACCAGGTAGGCGTCAGACACCCTTCGTGGACACTTCCCCCTTTTTGTCCTCCTCAGGTGGACAGTTCGCAAATAAATAAGCTCATATTGATTTGGTGAAATGAACTCTCCCAAATCGAATATGAGCTTTAAGAACAACCTATTTACTTATTGTTTTACTATTTTCAAATTCTTTTCTAGTATCCTCGTGATCTCCAAGATACACATAATCCTTTTCCCAGAAATCTGCATTTTCAATTCCGACTTTAACTGGGTCGAATACAGGGTCTTTTCCAGCTTTCTTTTGTTCTTCATAGTCACGAAGAAGTTTCAATGCTGGCTTCGTTAGGAGTACAATCGCAATAATGTTAAGCCACGCCATACTTCCTACCCCAATATCACCTAGCGTCCAAGCAAGACCCGCTGTCTTTACACTGCCGTAGAACACCATAAATAGGAACACTACACGTAATATATAGTCCATCCATTTACGGCTCTTCTTGCCATTTATGTAAGCAAGATTTGTTTCAGCCATATAGTAGTACGCCATGATTGTTGTGAATGCAAAGAACAATAAAGCAATTGCAACAAATGGACCACCAAATCCTGGCATTACAGACTCAACCGCAGCTTGAGTATATTCAGGACCTGGTTCTACTCCTTCTAAATTTGTACGAATTGGGTCGGCCCCTTCAGGAGTAACATTGTACATACCTGTAATTAAAATCATAAACGCTGTTGCTGAACAAACGAATAATGTATCGATATACACCGAGAAAGCTTGAACAATCCCTTGCTTCGCTGGATGCGAAACTTCTGCTGCTGAGGCCGCATGCGGTGCTGTACCTTGACCCGCTTCGTTTGAATATATCCCACGCTTTACTCCCCAAGCAATAGCAGATCCAAGTATTCCACCAAAAGCAGCATCTTGGCCAAAAGCACTTGAGAAAATTAATGAAATAACTCCTGGTAACTCAGAAATATTTAATACAATAATTGCTAATGCTACAATAATATACCCAACTGCCATAAATGGTACGATAATCTCAGCTGTACGTGCAATACGCTTTACTCCACCAAAGATGATAACAGCTAAGACGAAAACAACAATTGTTCCTGTAATTGCAGGACTAATACCAAAAGCGTTGTCCATACCCGCGGCGATGCTATTGGCTTGAACACCTGGAAGCAAAGCACCCGTTGCAAGTACCGTAACAAATGCGAATAAAACGGCATACCATTTCATTTTCAAACCTTTTTCAATATAGAAAGCAGGTCCCCCACGATATTGACCGTTTTGTTTTACTTTGTACACTTGACCAAGTGCAGCCTCAACAAACGCAGATCCAGCTCCTAAAAACGCAATTAACCACATCCAAAAAACAGCACCAGGTCCACCGTAAGCAATTGCTGTAGCAACACCTGCGATATTACCTGTACCTACACGTCCAGATAGCGCTAAAGATAAAGCCTGAAATGAAGTAATACCATTTTCTGATGAATGCTTTTGGAACATCAACTTTCCAATATCACCCATATGGCGAACCTGTAAAAATCTAGTTGCAAGTGAAAAATACAATCCTACTCCTAAGCATAAATAAATAAGTGCTGGACTCCATATAATCCCATTCAACCAATTTACGAAATCTTCCAAATAAATTCCCCCTTTAGTATATTATTTTTTAATTATAATAAGAGTTGTCACAATTGAAAAGGATTATTTTTAATTTTTTAAATATTTAGATTTATCTTGTAAGATTATTTTACAATAGAATTTCATTACACTGTCCATTCCACACGGACAAAAATGCCCATTTTGTCTTTTTAGGGTGTCTGACACCCTCTTTGTGGTACACTATTGGCGTAGAGTTAATAAGATAAACAAGGCGAAAATACTCTAGATAAAGGGGAAGCAGTGGTTGATTATTGTGTCACCCACTTAATGAAACTTATATGAAAAATCGATCTATAAACGGGCTATTTTTAAGTTGGAGAAATGTGGTTTTTGTTTTAATTATTTTAGCAATTTTTATTTTCCTAAAAAATACTGCACTGTTTGAAGCAATCGTTGAGGGTGACTTACAGAAGATAAAAACATTTGTTGGAAACAATCGAATTAGTATTTTGCTGTTTTCAACATTTTTCATGCTTATTCAAAACACGTTCACGCTCATCCCACTACTAGTAGTAATAACCATTAATATCACCTTTTTTGGCTTTATATTAGGTTTTTTATGGAGCTGGTTAACAAGTATTTTTGCTGCCATCATTATCTTCTTTCTTGTTCGCAATTTATTTCAAAGCTGGCTTCTTAGCAAGGTAGATGAAAAGCTAGTCGAAAAAGTTGAAAATAAAGGATTCCTTTATGTTTTTGAGGCTAGAATATTTCCTTTTGTCCCCACTAGTTTGGTGAATATTTTAGCCGGGGTCAGTTCCATTAAGTTTTCTAGCTTTTTTTTCGGAACTCTATTTGGTAACTTTATTTACTTTTTCGTTTTAGCACTTATTCCTGCCGGTTTTTTATCCTCCTCTATTAATGAATATATAATTGGAGGAGTATTCCTCCTTGTTCTCATCTTTTATTATATTTACAGCAAAATAAGAGCTACAAAAAAAACTCCTTCTAAAATAGAGGAATAAAAATAATCCTAGTTTTACTTCTAGGATTATTCCTGTGTTCTGAAAATTAACAAACTTCACATAACAAAAATATTTATGTACAAAACTACCTTTGTCTGTAGTATGATTGGACAATATAATTACAACGAGGGGGATTACCTTGCAACACGACATAAAAGAAAAAAGAAACAATCGTGGAATCCTACTTATCAGTTGCCCTGATAGACCAGGCATCGTTTCGAAGGTTTCAACTACATTATTTAACCATGACTGCAATATTATCGATTCAAACCAACATTCAACTGACCCAGAAGCCGGTCATTTTTTCTTACGGATCGAATTCGAATGTTCAGATTTAGAACATAAAAAATCATCTATAGAAAAATCATTCCAACTTCTATCCGAAATATTTGACATGAAGTATTCCTTTAATTATGGAAATGAATCACAAAACTTAGCCATTTTTGTTTCAAAGGAGAATCACTGTCTCCTCGAATTATTACTAGAATGGCAACGTGGGGATTTGCTAGGCGATATTAAATTAGTTATTGGAAACCATGAGGATTTAAAAGAATATGTTGAGAATGTTAACATTCCTTTTTACTATTTACCAATTACTCGTGAAACAAAAGAAGAAGTTGAAAAGAAGCAATTGGAACTCTTAAAAGAGTATGAAATAGATACCATTGTTTTAGCAAGATACATGCAAATTTTGTCTCCCTCATTTATCGAGCATTATCCATGCCAAATAATTAATATTCACCACTCTTTCCTACCTGCCTTTGTCGGAGCGAATCCTTATAAGCGTGCTTATGAAAGAGGAGTTAAATTAATTGGTGCAACAGCCCATTATGTAACTGATGATCTAGACGAAGGACCAATTATTGAACAAGATATCGAACGTGTCAAACATCATCACGAACTGTCTGACTTAAAGAAAATTGGAAGTCAAGTTGAAAGGAAGGTACTATTAAAGGCGGTAAAATGGCATAATAGCCATAGAATCATTCCGTTTGGAAACAAAACCATCGTCTTTGACTAATACACTTCACCAAAACACCGGCAAATATCTACATATACCGGTGTTTTTTCTTTTATTCACAAATGGATTTTCTGCCTTTAAACTCCGTTATTATTATCGCATAAAATGGGCATTCGTCTTGGCAAGCCGCTGTTCCGTTCTTACTTTCAAGATCGCCGTTTGCTGTTGTTTGTTTATTAATCTAGATGCTTTCTTATTAATAATGATTGAATTCCCGACTTTAAAATAAACAATTGAATTTAAATAATCAAATTTTACAATGTCTTCTATATGTACTAGCGACATCCATATACAGTGGTCACTAGCAGGAGATTGAGTTGGAAACCAGTACATGTTTAGTGGTGCACTAATAACAATTGGGACCATGTGATAGTTACCTAATACTGCTTTGGCTCCATTTATCGCCCCTTCTAAAGTAAATCCATAGTATTTCATGGTTTCCTCTAATATTCTCTTAGGAGATTTCGAAACCAAAAAGGATTCCTTTCCTTCCTGAACCATTGTACGTACATGATCGTTTGAATCAATTTCAGGTTTCATATACAGTGTTTCACTTGTTAAGATATAACTATCAATCATCTTCATCAAGTACTCCTCCTACAGTCTCATCTATTACAAAGATATTTTATAGAAATATTATCCATAACAGGTTAGTACTCATCAATAGTTGGTTCAATAGTTAAAAAATTCGCCTTAATTAATGTTACATTTCCTAACATAGCTAATTTGACAAAAATAAATTAATCATTATAATATACTTTTTTCCTAATACTAAATTACCATTTACTTCGTCTTTGCCCGTAAAAGAATGGATCACTTAACTTGAGGAATAGGATTTGAGCAATTCACAAAACGTTCATATTTTCTTTTTTTGATTTTTTAGTGATATTACTCACAAGGATTACAAAGTAGATTTTTACCTATAATAATGGTAGTATCAATGGAAGAATAGGAAGTGAATACATATGATAAAAATTGAAATCCCTAACCCAGATGTCGTAATTACTAGGAAACGACAAGTTGGAGAGCCAGTTGAAGCAGTAATAAGCAGCGAATATGGTTTTACCGATTATCACAAAATTCCAAGAGATAAAGGCGGAATCATCCTTTTCTTTAATGCAAGCGATGATTTAATGTTTGTTGGTAAGGCACGGAAGCTTCGCCCAAGAGTGAAAAAGCATTTTGAAGACCAAGTTTCTCCTATCAAGAAACATCGAGATGAAGTATACAAAATTGCTGTTATCACTGTTGAAGATGCGATGGAAAGAGAAATTTATGAAACATATATTATCAATACATTGCAGGCTAAATATAATATTGATAAAGTTTTCTTTAAGTAAACTAAAGAAATAAAAACCCCTTCAAATTGTTGAAGGGGTTTTTTTACTCCAGTTCTTCTTTGCTATTTTTCTTTTTTACAAAGCGATAGGCTAAATAGGCAATGTAAAGTGGAGTTGCTATGTAGATTAAATATGGAAATTGTTTATATGTACCTTTATAGATTACAAATAACAAACACCCGATAAAGAGTGTAACAATCGTCCCATATTTTGGTAAAGGAATTTCCTTAAAACTTGGAATTCTAATCCTGCTTACCATTAAGAAACATAATCCAGTAAATACAACGGTTGTTATTACATTCGGTATAAAATTACCAAATAGCGTTAATAAGGCCAATATCCCACCTGCTGCGGTGATTGGTACACCAATAAAATAGTTCAAGCTAGATTTCGTGCTACTTATATTAAATCTGGCTAGCCGATAAGCACCAAACAGAGGGAATAAACCAGCAACCATAATCCCTAACTTACCAAGTTGATTTAAGTATGTATAATACACTAAAAATGATGGAGCGACTCCAAACGTAACGATATCTGCTAGTGAATCTAACTCTTTTCCGAGTGAACTATCTGCCTTAAGCATCCTCGCCAAGCGCCCATCCATGCTATCCAACATCATACCAATCAGTATTAAAATGGCCGCATTATTATATTCACCTTCTGCAGCAAAACCGATGGATAAAAAGCCGCAAAATAAATTTCCTAATGTAAACATATTAGGAATACTTTTTGTAAATCGCACTAGCTCTTCAACCTCCTCGTGAGCCTTTAATATTCTTTCCCAACCTATTATACCATTTTCTTCATCCAATCCTAGCGGCTACAACAGAAAATGCCTAACCACCCTATAGGTTAGGCATTTTACAAACAAGGATATTTACTCAATTGTGAATTGAATTGACGAGCTATAGACATTTCCTGTCCTTGGTGTCATCCAAGCATTTAACGTATATTTCCCTCTACTTAATTCAACATCTTTTACGTAAATGTCATAAGATAGTTGTTCCCCTGGAGAGAGTACCTCTTTTCCTATCACTTGTAGGAAGGAGCTGACACTAGAAAATAAGAACACTTCTTCCCCATTTGAGTTCACTATTGAATAATCAAACCTTTGAGAAGAAGTAAAATCAAGAGTAATTTCCTTGCCTGTTTCATTTTTCACACGGTATTGAAACTCTAGAGGACTAGCTTCTATAAGTTTTGATACCACGTCTCCCTGTACTGTATCCATATTTTCCTCCTCTCTACCCGATGATACTACCGGTTCTACTTCTCTTTCAGCACTACACCCATCTAAGATAAAAATGGCCAATATGAACACCAAGATTTTTTTCATGTATACACCTCATTTGTAATCCTTTTACCCTTATTAGTCGTCTTAATGAGTATTGAAGTTACAAACTAACACCGTGTAGGAACAAAATTATCTGTAGTTCGATTCTATTTATTCCTCTTCCTTTTTTTTAAAAAACATGGTACTTTTACTGATAGAGTTATCTTGAAATTATATTAGTACTTTTTTACTATTTTTGTATGTAGGATGAACAGGAGAACACTCATTGAAAAAAAATTTGGTTATTGTCTATATCTTTTTTTGTTTGATTTATATTTTAGCTTCTATTTATATAACTGGTGGTGTTACTTCTAATAAGTTTTCACACCTTTTAAAAGATATTCTATTCGTTATTTTTAATTTGTTCTTTTTCTTTTTAATCGTTAAGAAAAGCCCTAAATTAAAAACGGTAGAAAAAGAAGAACAGCAATTATCTACATTGATTAACTCAATGGTAGACTTTGTATGTTTTAAAGATGGAGAAGGACGTTGGTTAAAAACCAATAGCTTTGGACTTGAACTTTTTCAATTAGAACATGTTGATTATAAAGGAAAAACAGACACAGAGTTAGCTGAATATAGTGAGTTTTACCGTGATGCTCTCATATATTGTGAAGAATATTCTGACCGCGTTGCCTGGGAAAGCCGAACCGTTACTAGATGCGAAGAAGTTATCCCTCTTCCAAATGGAGGCACGAAAACATTTGACACCATTAAACATCCATTGTTTTATGAAGATGGCTCAAGAAAAGGACTAGTAGTTATTGGACGAGATATTACAGAAAAAAAGCTGGCTGAAGAAAGATTAGTACGTTCAGAAAAACTATCTGTTATCGGAGAACTAGCCGCTAGTGTTGCTCATGAAATACGAAACCCACTTACTTCACTTAAGGGCTTTGTTCAATATATCCGTCCAGCTGACCGAAAAAACGACAGATATTACGAAATTATGCTCAGTGAACTAGAAAGAATTAATGATATTGTTAGTGAACTTTTACTTTTAGCAAAGCCACAAAAAGTAAAATTTTCAAAAACTGATGTTAGTAATACCATTGAACATGTTATTTCCTTATTAGAAACGCAAGCGAAGATGGTGAATGTAACTATTAATTTTTATAAAGTTCACACTCCCGCCATCAATTGTGAAGAAAATCAAATCAAACAATTGCTCATCAATATCATTAAAAATGCTATTGAAGCGTCAAGAAACGGTGGTACAGTCGACGTTTTTCTTGATGTAAATTTAGATGGGATGACAGTTATCCGTGTGGTTGATAATGGAGAAGGAATACCTGAGCAAATGAAAAAACGTCTGGGTGAGCCTTTTTATAGTTCAAAAGAAAATGGAACAGGTCTAGGATTAACCGTTAGCTTTAAGATCATTGAGCAACATGGCGGAGATATTACCTACAACAGTGAACCTAATAAAGGAACAACTGCAACCATTCTTTTACCCAGTTATTCTTCCCAGATAGAAAATGTTCTGTCATTGTAGTATATTTTCTAACATCTCATCTCAAACTAAATTTGAGCATGAATCATGCTCAAAACTTGTGCTGGGAGTGGATAGCCTTGAGTAGAAACAAGCTATTGGTACCTGGGTCAGAAAATGCACTGAATCAGATGAAAGAAGAAATTGCCAATGAGTTTGGAGTTCAACTTGGTGCAGATACAACCGCACGCGCAAACGGCTCTGTTGGAGGAGAAATGACTAAACGCCTCATCCAAATGGCTGAGCAACAATTACGGTCTTAAACAAAGAGAGGCTCAGGGAAATTATCCTTGAGCTTCTCTTTTTTATGTTATACAGAAACTTCAAGAATGTTATGATAGTACATAGTCACGCAAAAATTAGAAATAATAACTGTTATTGGAGCAGTTTGATATTCAGGAGGAACTGATGGAAAATTACCCACTTTTAGAAGTTGAAAAGCTTGCATTAAAAAAAGTGAAAACATATAAACAAAGCATCCTTCGTTATCTCTTGCGTAGTATGCTTGCAAGCATGTTCATCGGGTTTGGAGTAATTGTTGCTTTTAAAACAGGTGGATATTTTTACAATGAGCATTCCCCTGTTGCGTATCCAATGGCAGCTTTTACATTCGGAGCAGCTATTATCCTAATTGCCTATGGTGGGGGGGATTTATTTACAGGTAATACCTTTTATTTCACCTACACAGCACTAAGGAAAAAGATGAGTTGGAAACATGTTTGGACACTTTGGGGGTTAAGTTATATAGGAAATATTCTAGGTGCAACAGCATTTTCTTTATTAATTTATGTGACAGGATTATTTGCGGAGACTTCTGTAAATAGTTTTTTATTAAGTGTAGTTGAGAAAAAAATGCATGTCCCAACAATGGAACTTTTCTTTAGAGCTATTCTTTGTAACTGGCTTGTTTGTCTAGCTTTCTTTATTCCTATGGGAATGAAAGAGAATGGTGCCAAGCTATTCGTCATGATATTATTTGTTTTTTGCTTCTTTATCTCTGGATATGAGCACAGTATTGCCAATATGTGTACGTTCGCAATCGCACTTGTCCTAAACCATCCTGGAACGATCTCTTTTGCAGGAGTGATTCATAATCTCATCCCTGTTACCATTGGCAATCTTATTGGGGGGAGTATCCTCATGGGGGCCATGTATTATTACGTTAACCTTCCTTTTCTCGATGACGTTGAGCATTAATAATAAGAAAATCCCCTACTATTTGAATAGGAGTTATTTGATATGACACATTATTTAACTGTTGCATCAGAATTAATACTAGGTTTTTTCATGCTATTTATATTAGTAAAGGCGCTTGGGAAAACTCAACTATCACAAATCACACCGTTTGATTTTATTTCCGCTCTTATCCTAGGTGAATTAATTGGCAATGCCGTTTATGACCATGAAACAACCTGGGTGGAAATCGTATTCAGCACGATTGTTTGGGGTGGTTTAATTTATGGAGTCGAGATTATCACTCAGAAATTCAAAAAGACGAGAAAAGCACTTGAAGGTGAACCTAATATCGTTATTCATAATGGTTTTATAAAATATGAAACGCTAAAAAAGGCCAAACTCGATATAAATCAATTGCAAAGTTTAGTTAGGCAACAAGGATATTTTTCACTGCAGGAAGTTCAGTATGCAATCCTTGAGACGAATGGAAGTATTAGTGTTTTACCGAAATCCCCAAATAGGCCACCCACTTTAGATGATTTAAACATCCAAGCTGAGGAAGCATCAATTCCCACGACGTTAATTCTTGATGGAGAAGTACTGTATGGGAATCTCAAAGAAGCGGGACTAAGTGGGTAGTGTCAAAAGATTTATGAAAACTACCTAAAGGGTTAGTTTCTCTCCTATTTACTGGATGGAGATGCGCCGCAATCGCTCTTGACAAACACGCCAATGGTTTGAGGATTGTTTAACAAGGGCGAAGGGAACAAAAGAAGGCATACCAAATAAGCCCTTGGTTGTTTCCATTTTAAACCATTGGCAAGTTCGGTTTGTCAAGAGTTCGCTCCGCCGATTGCTGAATTAGCTTAAGGGCTCAGCTAAACAAAAAGTTAGGCTTGTCTTTGCTCTACTATCCATTGTTGTGCTAATCCAATGAGCTTTGTCCAACGTGCTGGCATTGTTGGAAGCCCCTTGAGTTCTGGATTCACTACGGGCACTTTTCCTTCTAAGGCGGCATGCGGACGCAAAAAGTTAAAGTAGGCCGTAAATAAGGTGACGTATGAAATGGAACCATGTTCAGAGCCGAATCCATGAGTGGAGCGATAATTGCCCTTAAAGGTGCGGTTAAGTCTCTCAATTATTTGTTTCAGTGGTCTATATTCGGTCGAAACAGGGTCCTCATTGGTTAATCCAATGACCTGCTTCACATCGAATGAAATCCCATGTTGAGCGAAGAAATGTTGGGCTAAAAGATAGATTGGATTCCCGTCTACCACAAAGGTCAGATTTTCTGGAATCTCTTTCATCTTGATTAAGACCTCATCAATTGCTCGAATGGCTGTTGCTGTGTCTCGATTAGGCGACACCGGATACGAAAGAATAATCTTTTTCACGGCGTCAAAAAAGAAAAATAAATAATGCCATCGACCGTTTACTCTGATATACGTTTCATCACCGCAGAATTGGTCTGAAAGTTCATAGGGATAGTGATCCACATAAGGTTTAAGTAATAAAGCTACGCTATTTTCGTAGTTCAATACAGTCTGATGTGAAATCATCACTCCGTGTACGTCCTGCATAATCGCAGCTGTTTTACGGGCCGAAAGGCCATAGTTTACATGATAGGTTAGGATCAATCCTAATGTATGTGGGGATGCATAAATCTTTGATAAGTCCACGGCCGGCAGTTCTGGTGATTCCTTGGATAACGGCTGGAAATCGATATAAAACTGACGGAAAATGTATCTCAATTTAAATGCTTGAGGGTCCTTTTTGAACCTTTTCTTTTCTTTTGAAGTCATCCCATTGAGCTTCTTTTGATAATAAAAACAGTCATTGTTCTTGCACTTAAACACGTGAAAATCTTTTCTTTCTTTTATTTTCTCGAGAGTCTTGGAACAATGAGGACACTTCAGGATGGCCTCCTTAGAGTAACGGTTCTTTTCACTGAAAAGTTCTGTACACACCTTGCATTGATACTGACCTTTATCTCCATTGTTGGCATAAAGATAATCCGATGGAGCACCACACTTTGGACAGTTCATGGCTTTAGGTACGGAAACTTTTGCATTCTTACGCCTTTGAACAGGTTT from Robertmurraya sp. FSL R5-0851 includes the following:
- a CDS encoding SGNH/GDSL hydrolase family protein, whose translation is MNKTYVTVVSFLSIGAFLLLLLGFSWTIHNQMSKQESMVREQTQVEEIVNEKQGKTIVALGDSLTRGTGDEEGKGYIGYLVEELEEKTDEKLTLHNYGVKGYRSEQLLTQVKGETIQNQIRHADVILMTIGGNDLFQGGQTLVSPKQDEISVIKDRYVKNLKETIDIIKSLNEDAVIFLVGLYNPFIDLEEAVTTTAIVRDWNYSTNQLLDQYPNSVFVPTFDLFQLKVNDYLFSDKFHPNSKGYHLIAERVASLITW
- a CDS encoding DUF2161 domain-containing phosphodiesterase, coding for MVSKEKKLYEVDLYKPIQKFFSKLGYEVQGEVHHCDVVALKNDELIVVELKLSLTVDLLMQATKRQKLTDQVYIAIPKPKYKMNSKKWHDLCHLLKRLELGLIVVSFLKSGPKMEICFSPQPFNKQRNKNYHVRKRKKLIEEMMGRNVNYNVGGSSKTKIMTAYKENCIQIASLLERNGPMTPRALRQQGTGEKTLSILSKNYYGWFEKVNRGVYTISDVGKKELGNFPEVVNHFLVAEAKHNEKH
- a CDS encoding TVP38/TMEM64 family protein yields the protein MKNRSINGLFLSWRNVVFVLIILAIFIFLKNTALFEAIVEGDLQKIKTFVGNNRISILLFSTFFMLIQNTFTLIPLLVVITINITFFGFILGFLWSWLTSIFAAIIIFFLVRNLFQSWLLSKVDEKLVEKVENKGFLYVFEARIFPFVPTSLVNILAGVSSIKFSSFFFGTLFGNFIYFFVLALIPAGFLSSSINEYIIGGVFLLVLIFYYIYSKIRATKKTPSKIEE
- a CDS encoding competence protein ComK, producing MKMIDSYILTSETLYMKPEIDSNDHVRTMVQEGKESFLVSKSPKRILEETMKYYGFTLEGAINGAKAVLGNYHMVPIVISAPLNMYWFPTQSPASDHCIWMSLVHIEDIVKFDYLNSIVYFKVGNSIIINKKASRLINKQQQTAILKVRTEQRLAKTNAHFMR
- the purU gene encoding formyltetrahydrofolate deformylase, whose protein sequence is MTLQHDIKEKRNNRGILLISCPDRPGIVSKVSTTLFNHDCNIIDSNQHSTDPEAGHFFLRIEFECSDLEHKKSSIEKSFQLLSEIFDMKYSFNYGNESQNLAIFVSKENHCLLELLLEWQRGDLLGDIKLVIGNHEDLKEYVENVNIPFYYLPITRETKEEVEKKQLELLKEYEIDTIVLARYMQILSPSFIEHYPCQIINIHHSFLPAFVGANPYKRAYERGVKLIGATAHYVTDDLDEGPIIEQDIERVKHHHELSDLKKIGSQVERKVLLKAVKWHNSHRIIPFGNKTIVFD
- a CDS encoding amino acid carrier protein, whose protein sequence is MEDFVNWLNGIIWSPALIYLCLGVGLYFSLATRFLQVRHMGDIGKLMFQKHSSENGITSFQALSLALSGRVGTGNIAGVATAIAYGGPGAVFWMWLIAFLGAGSAFVEAALGQVYKVKQNGQYRGGPAFYIEKGLKMKWYAVLFAFVTVLATGALLPGVQANSIAAGMDNAFGISPAITGTIVVFVLAVIIFGGVKRIARTAEIIVPFMAVGYIIVALAIIVLNISELPGVISLIFSSAFGQDAAFGGILGSAIAWGVKRGIYSNEAGQGTAPHAASAAEVSHPAKQGIVQAFSVYIDTLFVCSATAFMILITGMYNVTPEGADPIRTNLEGVEPGPEYTQAAVESVMPGFGGPFVAIALLFFAFTTIMAYYYMAETNLAYINGKKSRKWMDYILRVVFLFMVFYGSVKTAGLAWTLGDIGVGSMAWLNIIAIVLLTKPALKLLRDYEEQKKAGKDPVFDPVKVGIENADFWEKDYVYLGDHEDTRKEFENSKTISK
- the pssA gene encoding CDP-diacylglycerol--serine O-phosphatidyltransferase, which translates into the protein MRFTKSIPNMFTLGNLFCGFLSIGFAAEGEYNNAAILILIGMMLDSMDGRLARMLKADSSLGKELDSLADIVTFGVAPSFLVYYTYLNQLGKLGIMVAGLFPLFGAYRLARFNISSTKSSLNYFIGVPITAAGGILALLTLFGNFIPNVITTVVFTGLCFLMVSRIRIPSFKEIPLPKYGTIVTLFIGCLLFVIYKGTYKQFPYLIYIATPLYIAYLAYRFVKKKNSKEELE
- a CDS encoding nucleotide excision repair endonuclease, with the translated sequence MIKIEIPNPDVVITRKRQVGEPVEAVISSEYGFTDYHKIPRDKGGIILFFNASDDLMFVGKARKLRPRVKKHFEDQVSPIKKHRDEVYKIAVITVEDAMEREIYETYIINTLQAKYNIDKVFFK